The Candidatus Aegiribacteria sp. genomic sequence CCCCTCGAAGAAAGACGGGAATTTTAAGAATTCGTAGACATTCTGCTCTACAGGCATTGTGAGGGAGACAGGAGGACCAGCGTAATCATCCGAATAAGTGAACCTGTAATGCTCATTCAGCTTCAGCTCCTCAAGGGTGCCTGAATAACTGCCGTGCATGAATACCCTTGCCTGTCTTAAAGGGGTTTCCATTCTGTCATTCCCGTTCTTTTCATGCATCAGTTGTTCTCGCGTTCCAACAGTTTCTCATACTCCGTACTCAAGGGTCCTGAAAACTGAATATCAATATTCACTATCCCAAGGACAGCCAGAAGGCTGTCGATTCGCACTGAGGTTTTGCCCTTCTCAATATCGAATACTGTAGTCTTGCCTACTCCAGCCATGTTGGCCAGCTGAAGCTGTGTTAACCCGGCTTTCATGCGGTGGAACCGTACCTGTTTGCCCAGGCCTTCCATGAATTCATTTACATCGATCATTCTGGCTCCTTCATTTCTACTGCCATAACAGTAAAATACTCTGCATTATAAAGAAGTCAAGAGTTACATTTATGTGATATTACGAATATTACCGCTACAG encodes the following:
- a CDS encoding HipA N-terminal domain-containing protein yields the protein METPLRQARVFMHGSYSGTLEELKLNEHYRFTYSDDYAGPPVSLTMPVEQNVYEFLKFPSFFEGLLPEGVMLEGLLRQCRIDKNDCFAQLMAIGGELVGAVTVEEIK
- a CDS encoding helix-turn-helix domain-containing protein, with protein sequence MEGLGKQVRFHRMKAGLTQLQLANMAGVGKTTVFDIEKGKTSVRIDSLLAVLGIVNIDIQFSGPLSTEYEKLLERENN